Proteins encoded within one genomic window of Syntrophobacterales bacterium:
- a CDS encoding PAS domain S-box protein — translation MEPAQDSAGMPAKAISSLRLRIVELERALSAERLHAEEDLRCSDDKYRIILDNMEEAYFELDLSGNITFFNNSTLTMLGYDRSELLGMNYRRYVSPDTDIELYDIFNGIYKTGKPAEIFGYPVLRKDGAVRFREMSASLRRDNADRPIGFRCLARDVTKRKLAEDAVKQRDGELEIKSRSLAESNTALKVLLKQREEDRVELERNVLSNVREIVVPYIEELKKSPLNPGQAAMVETLEANLLNIISPFLRNLTLTQFNLTAREFRVANLVKEGRTTKEISDMLNISPGAVNFHRNGIRKKLNLNAKKINLRSYLLSLA, via the coding sequence ATGGAACCCGCACAGGATAGCGCCGGGATGCCGGCCAAGGCGATATCTTCACTGCGTCTGCGGATAGTCGAGCTCGAGAGAGCGTTGAGCGCGGAAAGATTGCACGCCGAAGAGGATTTGCGGTGCAGCGATGATAAATATCGCATTATTCTCGATAATATGGAAGAGGCGTATTTTGAGCTTGACCTCTCCGGGAATATTACATTCTTCAACAATTCGACATTGACGATGCTTGGCTATGACCGGAGCGAACTACTGGGGATGAATTACCGCAGATATGTGTCCCCTGATACGGACATAGAACTGTACGATATTTTCAATGGAATTTATAAAACAGGGAAACCTGCGGAAATATTCGGTTATCCTGTTCTTAGGAAGGATGGAGCTGTCCGGTTCCGGGAGATGTCGGCATCTCTGCGCAGGGATAACGCCGATCGCCCCATCGGTTTCAGGTGCCTCGCCCGCGATGTAACAAAGCGAAAGCTGGCGGAGGACGCGGTGAAGCAGCGGGATGGGGAGCTCGAAATAAAATCCCGTTCCCTTGCGGAGTCCAACACGGCGCTGAAGGTTTTATTGAAGCAGCGGGAAGAGGATCGGGTGGAGCTGGAAAGGAATGTGTTGTCCAATGTCAGGGAGATAGTCGTTCCTTATATCGAAGAGCTGAAGAAAAGCCCTCTGAATCCGGGGCAGGCGGCAATGGTCGAGACGCTGGAAGCGAATCTGCTGAATATCATTTCCCCTTTTTTACGCAACCTGACGCTTACACAATTCAATCTTACCGCGCGGGAGTTCCGGGTGGCGAATCTCGTCAAGGAGGGTCGAACCACAAAAGAAATATCCGACATGTTGAATATCTCGCCGGGGGCGGTCAATTTTCATCGCAATGGCATCAGAAAAAAGCTGAACCTGAACGCAAAAAAAATCAATCTCCGGTCGTATCTGCTTTCCTTGGCTTAA
- a CDS encoding hydroxyacid dehydrogenase has translation MKKKILIVQAIHEQGVQVFDDRFDVHVASDPSVATVIKEIAGVEGVIVRMAPFTREIIEAADSLKVIGRHGVGLDNIDIPAATARGIVVANTPNANSTSVAEHTVTAIGALAKRVVVYDRATREGNWEVRNSYKAVDLDGKTLGVVGIGRIGSLVAHRAAAAYNMRVVAYDPYILPERAAELGISMCATVEEVFRQGDVVTLHTPLTDETRGMVNVARLALMKDTAFLINFSRGEVVDEKALYAALKTGKIAGAALDVFDPEPPLGNNPLFTLENVLLSPHSAALTEECVIRMATGAAEAVVDVLSGRRPQFAVNPDVNK, from the coding sequence ATGAAAAAAAAGATCCTGATAGTGCAGGCTATTCATGAACAGGGCGTCCAGGTCTTCGACGACAGGTTTGATGTCCATGTGGCTTCCGATCCGTCCGTGGCGACTGTAATAAAAGAAATAGCGGGTGTGGAGGGGGTGATCGTCCGCATGGCCCCCTTTACACGCGAGATCATCGAGGCGGCCGACTCCCTCAAGGTAATCGGCCGTCACGGGGTGGGCTTGGACAACATCGATATCCCGGCGGCAACTGCCCGGGGAATAGTTGTGGCCAACACGCCCAACGCCAATTCCACTTCGGTTGCCGAACATACTGTAACCGCCATCGGTGCTCTGGCCAAAAGGGTGGTGGTTTACGATCGGGCAACCCGTGAGGGAAACTGGGAAGTACGTAATTCCTACAAGGCCGTTGACCTTGACGGCAAGACTCTTGGAGTGGTCGGCATCGGGAGGATTGGCTCCCTGGTTGCCCACCGTGCAGCTGCGGCTTACAACATGAGAGTCGTGGCCTACGATCCCTATATCCTGCCGGAAAGGGCAGCCGAACTCGGGATATCCATGTGCGCCACAGTTGAAGAGGTTTTCCGGCAGGGAGATGTGGTCACTCTGCACACACCTCTTACCGACGAAACACGGGGGATGGTCAATGTGGCGCGGCTTGCACTTATGAAAGACACAGCCTTTCTCATCAACTTTTCCCGGGGAGAGGTTGTAGATGAAAAAGCCCTGTATGCAGCGCTCAAAACCGGCAAAATAGCAGGCGCGGCCCTGGATGTGTTTGATCCGGAGCCCCCCTTGGGAAACAACCCCTTGTTCACGCTGGAAAACGTGCTCCTGTCACCCCACAGTGCGGCGCTGACAGAAGAATGCGTCATACGCATGGCAACGGGCGCCGCAGAGGCAGTTGTGGACGTTCTGTCAGGCAGGCGGCCCCAGTTCGCTGTCAACCCCGATGTCAATAAGTAA
- the dapA gene encoding 4-hydroxy-tetrahydrodipicolinate synthase: MMVHFVPRGIIPAMVTPIDEGGRINEGALRQLVNHLIEGGVHGLFPIGSQGEFFALALEQKREVLRAVVDETRGRVPVYAGTGAVTTREAIETTIMARDLGVSAVSILTPYFVTPSQKELIEHYQAVAKAVPELPILLYSNPDRTQVPFTTETVLELAAVDNIVGIKDSSGDMSLTGEYIRLTRGMDFHVLAGRDTLIYATLCYGGTGSICATANVDPRVPVEIYEAFIAGDHARALDAQYRLAPLRRAFGLGTFPGVIKEALTMIGIDAGPAIRPVGPLSSENRAKLRSILVEMNMIGH; this comes from the coding sequence ATGATGGTCCATTTTGTACCCAGAGGGATAATACCGGCAATGGTTACGCCCATTGATGAGGGGGGGCGTATCAATGAGGGCGCCCTTCGCCAGCTTGTCAATCACCTGATAGAGGGAGGCGTGCACGGCCTGTTCCCCATCGGCAGCCAGGGTGAATTCTTCGCCCTTGCCCTTGAACAGAAAAGGGAAGTGCTCCGGGCAGTCGTAGATGAAACCAGGGGCCGAGTTCCCGTCTATGCGGGAACAGGGGCAGTAACGACCCGCGAGGCAATTGAAACGACGATCATGGCACGGGATCTCGGCGTCAGCGCCGTTTCCATTCTTACCCCCTATTTCGTGACTCCCAGCCAGAAAGAACTGATCGAACACTACCAGGCCGTGGCCAAAGCTGTCCCGGAGCTGCCGATTCTGCTGTATTCCAATCCTGACAGAACGCAGGTTCCCTTCACGACCGAGACGGTTCTGGAGCTGGCGGCCGTGGACAACATAGTGGGGATCAAGGATTCCAGCGGCGATATGTCCCTGACCGGCGAATACATTCGCCTCACCAGGGGAATGGATTTCCATGTGCTGGCAGGACGGGACACGCTCATCTACGCCACCCTCTGCTACGGGGGAACGGGCTCAATCTGCGCCACGGCAAACGTCGATCCGCGGGTTCCCGTGGAAATCTACGAAGCCTTCATTGCCGGCGACCATGCCCGGGCGCTCGACGCCCAGTACCGCTTGGCGCCATTGCGAAGGGCCTTCGGTCTGGGCACATTCCCCGGCGTAATAAAGGAGGCGCTCACCATGATCGGGATTGACGCGGGGCCGGCCATTCGTCCCGTCGGCCCCCTGTCTTCGGAAAACCGCGCGAAACTGCGTTCCATTCTGGTGGAAATGAATATGATCGGGCATTAG
- a CDS encoding altronate dehydratase family protein, with the protein MTAGKKRQTIRLHDADNVIVALGELVPGTSIPEENITCRELVPAGHKVATATIHPGQPILKYNQIIGFAKKTIEPGQHIHLHNLTYKEFERDHKMGADARTPAFLPEERRATFQGIIRKDGQIATRNYIGVVATVNCSATVVRRIAQSFSDDMLADFPNVDGIVPLCHETGCGHATSGEAFEMLQRTLTGYIRHPNFAGVLVVGLGCEKNSLESLFKNSLPETGALLNALSIQDCGGTTATIRAGAARVREMLPEANKAKRSPVSASHIVLGLECGGSDAYSGITANPALGEAANILVQNGGTAVLSETPEIYGAEHLLIRRAVNKKIGEKLLARIDWWKDYLNRNRCDMDNNPSPGNKAGGLTTILEKSLGAVAKGGTTPLMEVYDFACPIREKGLVFMDTPGYDPVSVAGMVAGGANVIAFTTGRGSVFGCKPSPVIKLATNTELYRRMQDDMDINCGAIADGESTVARMGEQIFRSILETASGIKTKSELLDVGDNELVLWNVGAVL; encoded by the coding sequence ATGACGGCTGGAAAAAAAAGACAGACGATACGACTTCACGACGCGGACAATGTCATCGTGGCCTTGGGAGAGCTTGTCCCGGGAACCTCAATACCGGAAGAAAACATCACCTGCCGGGAGTTGGTTCCGGCCGGGCACAAAGTTGCAACGGCCACAATCCATCCGGGCCAGCCCATTCTCAAATATAACCAGATCATCGGATTTGCCAAGAAAACCATCGAACCAGGACAACATATCCACCTTCACAACCTGACATACAAAGAATTTGAGCGTGATCATAAGATGGGAGCCGATGCCCGGACGCCCGCTTTTCTCCCCGAAGAAAGGAGAGCAACGTTCCAGGGCATTATCCGTAAAGACGGGCAGATAGCGACGCGCAACTATATCGGCGTGGTAGCCACGGTCAACTGTTCCGCAACGGTGGTTCGCCGGATTGCCCAGTCGTTTTCAGATGATATGCTGGCGGATTTCCCCAATGTTGACGGGATTGTCCCCCTCTGCCATGAAACAGGGTGCGGCCACGCTACCAGCGGCGAGGCTTTCGAGATGCTGCAGCGGACATTGACCGGATATATCCGTCATCCAAATTTTGCCGGGGTGCTGGTAGTAGGCCTGGGATGTGAAAAAAACTCCCTGGAATCCCTCTTCAAAAACAGTCTTCCTGAAACCGGCGCCCTGCTTAATGCACTATCGATCCAGGATTGCGGCGGGACGACGGCAACCATCCGCGCAGGGGCGGCACGGGTCAGGGAGATGCTTCCCGAGGCCAATAAAGCGAAACGCAGCCCCGTTTCAGCCAGCCATATTGTCCTGGGACTGGAATGCGGAGGCTCCGATGCCTATTCCGGCATTACGGCAAACCCGGCCCTGGGGGAAGCGGCAAACATTCTTGTGCAAAACGGAGGAACTGCCGTTCTCAGCGAGACCCCCGAAATTTATGGAGCGGAGCATCTGCTGATCAGGCGCGCCGTGAACAAGAAGATCGGAGAAAAACTGCTTGCCCGGATCGACTGGTGGAAGGATTACCTGAATCGCAACAGGTGCGACATGGATAACAATCCCTCGCCGGGAAACAAGGCCGGGGGCCTGACCACCATATTGGAAAAATCTTTGGGGGCTGTAGCGAAGGGGGGGACAACCCCTCTTATGGAAGTGTATGATTTTGCCTGTCCCATCAGAGAAAAAGGGCTGGTCTTTATGGACACGCCCGGCTATGATCCCGTGTCGGTTGCCGGGATGGTGGCCGGAGGGGCCAATGTCATCGCTTTTACCACCGGCAGGGGTTCGGTCTTCGGCTGCAAACCCTCTCCCGTTATCAAACTGGCGACGAACACGGAGCTTTACCGGCGGATGCAGGATGACATGGATATAAACTGTGGCGCAATTGCCGATGGGGAGTCAACGGTGGCGCGGATGGGGGAGCAGATTTTCCGGTCAATCCTGGAGACAGCGTCCGGCATCAAGACAAAAAGCGAGCTCCTGGATGTGGGGGATAACGAGCTCGTTCTCTGGAACGTAGGCGCGGTATTGTGA
- a CDS encoding alcohol dehydrogenase catalytic domain-containing protein — protein MKLARGLSLQQFPKPVPVDNEVLIRVRLSGICGSDLKLYNLETMPARKITLPVILGHEFCGIVEALGPKATRLQVGDRVAGDPHIPCMECYTCQTGNAHICPNQKNVGRTVNGSFAEYLTVPEISVRKVPESLSDYEVALLEPLGVAVHAVRKNDIAGDNVLVLGCGPIGLMTIAAAKAFGAARVFATGRSPGKLQKGLLLGAEQIFNADDADVPGKILSQAGACGIGTVIDMTGSEEAIQQGLQVLRPGGTMVLAGILGKNIALNALSYNVYKEINITGVFGRKFWESWILSELLLEQGKIGIEAIMGSTFKAADYEKAFAESFSGKSGRTFISFGNG, from the coding sequence ATGAAACTGGCGAGGGGTTTGTCTCTGCAGCAGTTCCCCAAGCCTGTTCCGGTGGACAATGAAGTGCTTATCCGGGTAAGGCTCTCAGGAATATGCGGGTCAGACCTGAAACTCTACAACCTCGAAACCATGCCCGCACGAAAAATAACATTGCCTGTTATACTGGGACACGAGTTCTGTGGCATCGTTGAAGCCCTGGGCCCCAAAGCGACAAGACTGCAGGTTGGCGATCGCGTGGCAGGAGATCCGCACATCCCCTGCATGGAATGCTATACCTGCCAAACGGGCAATGCCCATATTTGCCCCAATCAAAAAAATGTGGGCAGAACCGTCAATGGGAGTTTTGCCGAATATTTAACTGTCCCGGAGATAAGCGTCAGAAAGGTCCCTGAATCACTCTCTGATTATGAAGTCGCACTATTGGAACCGCTGGGGGTAGCCGTGCATGCGGTTCGTAAAAACGACATCGCCGGCGACAACGTTTTGGTCCTGGGATGCGGCCCCATCGGCTTGATGACGATTGCCGCAGCCAAAGCTTTTGGGGCGGCCCGTGTGTTTGCTACAGGCCGATCCCCCGGGAAGCTGCAAAAAGGGCTTTTGCTGGGAGCCGAGCAGATATTTAACGCAGACGATGCAGATGTCCCCGGAAAAATTCTTTCCCAGGCCGGCGCCTGCGGCATTGGAACCGTAATAGACATGACGGGAAGCGAAGAGGCAATCCAGCAGGGACTCCAAGTGCTGCGCCCCGGAGGCACGATGGTGCTTGCGGGCATTCTCGGAAAAAACATCGCTCTGAACGCCCTTTCCTACAATGTCTATAAGGAGATAAACATTACCGGAGTTTTTGGAAGAAAATTTTGGGAAAGCTGGATATTGAGCGAGCTGCTCCTTGAACAGGGAAAAATCGGAATCGAAGCGATCATGGGGTCAACCTTTAAGGCCGCTGATTATGAAAAGGCCTTCGCAGAGTCATTTTCCGGAAAATCGGGAAGAACATTCATCTCCTTTGGCAACGGATAA
- a CDS encoding long-chain-fatty-acid--CoA ligase — protein MRVIGDLVKYSAQYYPERIATVYKNIRLTYRELNERVNRVANALLQKGIRRGDHVGIICHTSHYFQEILYGIAKVGAVATTINWRLTPRESRYIIDDADVRALFVSDKYWETVKTVKSSITKVELFILIGESVEGTSDYEEFIGHSSEEEPGVDIAPEDVVWQIYTSGTTGNPKGVLLTHRNILADAQHNIIGNRLNVDNAIWLNPLPMFHVASKNVFMAAYVHATLVLMDNFDIKSVCETIEREKCTHLLTIAPTMWKSLMDFGDLEKYDLSTLKYGSYTTAPMPLSIIKRLKEKFRGITFFTTYGLTEAGSSLTILPADQNVTDGPDHSRKRMGSLGRPMYGVDVRIVDDDENDCPAGVAGEIIGRGDNIMKGYWKLPEETAIALKNGWLYTGDMGYWDEYGYIYMTDRKKDLIISGGENITPKEVEDVIREIKGVMDVAVIGVPDDTWGESVKAVVIKDPGAELTAEDIINYCAKNLAGYKKPKSVDFVGEFPRSPVGKILKKEIRATYWKGA, from the coding sequence ATGAGAGTGATCGGTGATCTTGTTAAGTATTCCGCACAATATTATCCTGAAAGAATTGCTACAGTCTATAAAAATATCCGCCTGACATACAGAGAATTGAATGAGAGGGTGAACCGTGTTGCCAATGCCTTGCTGCAAAAAGGCATCCGCAGAGGCGATCATGTCGGGATCATTTGCCACACAAGCCACTATTTTCAGGAAATATTATATGGCATAGCAAAAGTCGGGGCTGTTGCCACAACCATAAACTGGCGTTTAACGCCACGGGAAAGTCGTTATATCATCGATGATGCCGATGTAAGGGCCCTGTTCGTTTCCGATAAATACTGGGAAACGGTGAAGACGGTCAAAAGCAGCATCACAAAGGTTGAACTATTCATTCTTATAGGTGAGTCTGTAGAGGGAACGAGCGATTATGAAGAATTTATCGGTCATTCTTCTGAAGAAGAACCTGGGGTGGACATCGCGCCGGAGGATGTCGTCTGGCAAATCTATACAAGTGGGACGACGGGAAATCCCAAAGGGGTTTTATTGACCCACCGGAATATTCTGGCCGATGCTCAGCATAACATCATAGGAAACAGGCTGAACGTGGATAACGCAATATGGCTCAATCCATTGCCCATGTTCCATGTGGCCTCAAAAAATGTTTTTATGGCCGCATACGTACACGCAACCCTCGTGTTGATGGATAATTTTGACATTAAAAGTGTCTGCGAGACGATAGAAAGAGAAAAATGCACGCATCTGCTGACGATAGCGCCAACGATGTGGAAAAGCCTCATGGACTTTGGCGATCTGGAGAAGTACGATTTAAGCACGCTGAAATACGGGAGTTACACGACGGCGCCGATGCCTTTGAGCATCATTAAAAGATTGAAGGAAAAATTCCGCGGGATCACTTTTTTTACAACTTACGGGCTCACCGAAGCCGGCTCATCTTTAACTATTTTACCTGCGGATCAGAATGTAACGGACGGCCCTGATCATTCGCGCAAAAGAATGGGATCGTTGGGAAGGCCCATGTATGGCGTTGATGTGAGAATTGTTGACGACGATGAGAATGACTGTCCCGCAGGCGTCGCCGGGGAGATTATAGGCAGAGGCGACAATATTATGAAAGGCTACTGGAAATTGCCTGAAGAAACGGCTATAGCCCTGAAAAATGGCTGGTTATATACCGGCGACATGGGATATTGGGATGAGTACGGCTATATTTACATGACGGATCGAAAGAAAGATTTGATCATCAGCGGCGGTGAAAATATTACTCCCAAGGAGGTTGAGGATGTTATCCGGGAGATAAAAGGGGTCATGGATGTGGCAGTCATTGGAGTTCCTGACGATACATGGGGAGAATCCGTCAAGGCTGTTGTAATAAAGGACCCCGGGGCTGAATTAACGGCGGAGGACATCATAAATTACTGTGCGAAAAACCTTGCCGGATACAAGAAACCAAAGTCGGTTGACTTTGTGGGTGAATTTCCGAGAAGCCCCGTGGGGAAGATTCTCAAGAAAGAAATCAGGGCAACGTATTGGAAAGGGGCTTGA
- a CDS encoding Ldh family oxidoreductase, which translates to MPSVESGIMFPAEKLRSWTQQVFEAIGVDRDEAALLTDSLIEANLRGVDTHGITRMLCVYVERIRRGVVNAKSKLVVVREKASTALIDCNNSIGQVGANLAMRMAIEKAGKTGVAFTAVSHSNHYGMAAYWAMKALPHGMIGFSSTNAPAAVAPTGGRKALFGTNPIAIAIPADKEMPMVMDLATTVVARGRIVLYAKQNKPLEPGWAFDDNGVPTTDPQVAMRGLLAPIGGYKGYGLMLAVDLLCGILTGSNYGPHFPGFLADNMVDPTDVGSIFAAVNVDSFMDLPEFTAAIDKSLQEIKDSPRADGVKRIYIPGEIEFDMKKERLAEGIPIPEQVVQDFLALGRELAIPFPVE; encoded by the coding sequence ATGCCAAGTGTTGAAAGCGGAATCATGTTCCCGGCGGAGAAGCTGCGGAGCTGGACTCAGCAGGTGTTCGAGGCAATAGGCGTAGATCGGGATGAAGCAGCGCTCCTCACCGACTCGCTGATTGAGGCCAACCTCCGGGGGGTCGATACCCATGGGATTACCCGGATGCTCTGTGTTTACGTAGAGCGCATCCGGAGGGGGGTGGTGAACGCGAAAAGCAAGCTGGTTGTAGTCCGGGAAAAGGCATCTACGGCTCTTATTGACTGCAACAACAGCATCGGACAGGTGGGCGCCAATCTTGCCATGCGGATGGCGATTGAAAAGGCCGGGAAGACCGGGGTTGCCTTTACTGCCGTTTCTCACTCCAACCACTATGGGATGGCCGCCTACTGGGCCATGAAGGCCCTGCCCCATGGCATGATCGGCTTCAGCTCGACCAACGCCCCGGCAGCGGTTGCCCCCACAGGGGGCCGCAAGGCCTTGTTCGGCACAAACCCCATAGCGATTGCGATTCCTGCAGATAAGGAGATGCCGATGGTCATGGATCTGGCGACAACCGTGGTCGCCCGCGGCCGCATCGTACTTTATGCCAAGCAGAACAAACCATTGGAACCGGGCTGGGCATTCGATGACAACGGCGTTCCTACCACAGACCCGCAGGTTGCCATGCGGGGGCTGCTTGCCCCTATTGGCGGTTACAAGGGTTATGGCCTCATGCTCGCGGTTGATTTGCTCTGCGGCATCCTGACAGGTTCGAACTACGGGCCCCACTTCCCCGGGTTTCTCGCGGACAACATGGTCGATCCGACGGATGTGGGGAGCATCTTTGCGGCAGTGAATGTCGATAGTTTCATGGATCTGCCGGAGTTTACGGCTGCCATAGACAAGTCGCTGCAAGAGATCAAGGACTCGCCCAGGGCGGATGGTGTAAAACGAATATACATTCCCGGTGAAATCGAATTCGATATGAAGAAAGAGCGCCTCGCTGAGGGGATACCGATTCCCGAGCAGGTGGTGCAAGATTTCCTTGCCCTTGGCCGCGAGCTGGCAATTCCTTTCCCCGTGGAATGA
- a CDS encoding TRAP transporter permease, translating into MSFQNIIKKIILTLAVGMSTYHLAVAYMGPPEAYFFRGAHLLFALALTFLVNPTFRRQGEEKRAGVLDFLLVGLSVVTIGYLWLNIPYLYNRFVYVDDLRTIDLVFGSLFIVLVLEATRRVIGLALPITALIFIFYALFIAKVRFESLIEINYLTTEGIFGIPLNVSASYVILFILFGSLVERSGTGKLFMDFALSLTGHSVGGPAKVSVITSGMFGTISGSAVANVMTTGTFTIPLMMRLGYRPAFAGAVEAVASTGGQIMPPIMGAAAFVMAEFLGMSYIKVAGYALIPALLYYAAVYAAVHFEAKRTGMMGLPKEELPNFWTVIKERGHLFIPLFIIVGVLIAGFSAPYSALWGIISVIPVAMMRKSTRREINIKRLISALESGALNTLAVAMACACAGIVIGVIAQTGLGLSFTGLVLTVAEYNLIPALMLTMVAGIILGMGLPTTPAYIIQVALLVPALIKLGIVPIAAHLFVFYFAILSAITPPVALAVYAAIGLSRSSMWETGWAAVKLGATGYIVPFMFVFSPSLLLIGAWSEVGLAVVTALIGVISLAGSLHSFFLDHLKAWERIALIVAAFLLIKPGGLTDIIGFALMASVIIIHYLGKMRAKKARTT; encoded by the coding sequence GTGTCATTTCAGAACATAATCAAAAAAATTATCCTGACGCTTGCAGTCGGCATGTCGACATATCACCTGGCGGTTGCCTATATGGGCCCGCCTGAAGCGTATTTTTTTCGCGGCGCCCATCTTCTGTTCGCGCTGGCACTGACGTTTCTCGTCAATCCTACGTTCCGACGGCAGGGTGAAGAAAAACGGGCGGGTGTTCTCGATTTCCTGCTGGTTGGCCTCTCTGTGGTGACAATAGGTTATCTGTGGTTGAATATTCCCTATCTTTACAACCGCTTTGTTTATGTCGATGATCTGAGAACCATAGACCTCGTATTCGGCTCGCTCTTTATCGTGCTGGTTTTGGAGGCCACGCGCCGGGTGATCGGCCTGGCGCTGCCGATTACCGCCCTCATTTTCATTTTCTATGCCCTGTTTATTGCCAAGGTGCGCTTCGAATCGTTGATAGAGATCAATTATCTGACCACTGAAGGGATATTCGGTATCCCGCTCAATGTCTCGGCAAGCTACGTCATCCTGTTTATCCTGTTCGGCTCCCTCGTCGAGCGTAGCGGGACTGGCAAGTTGTTCATGGATTTTGCGCTGAGCCTGACCGGACATTCAGTCGGCGGGCCGGCGAAGGTTTCGGTTATAACCAGCGGCATGTTCGGGACAATTTCCGGCAGCGCGGTGGCCAACGTAATGACGACCGGTACATTCACCATCCCGCTGATGATGCGCCTGGGCTACCGACCTGCCTTTGCCGGGGCAGTCGAGGCGGTGGCATCTACCGGCGGCCAGATTATGCCTCCGATAATGGGCGCCGCGGCCTTTGTCATGGCAGAGTTTCTGGGCATGAGCTATATCAAGGTAGCCGGGTATGCGCTGATTCCGGCTCTTCTTTACTATGCCGCCGTTTATGCGGCCGTTCATTTCGAGGCAAAACGCACGGGAATGATGGGCCTGCCCAAGGAAGAACTTCCCAATTTCTGGACAGTGATTAAAGAGAGGGGTCATTTGTTTATTCCCCTCTTTATCATTGTCGGTGTGCTAATCGCTGGTTTCAGCGCCCCCTATTCCGCACTCTGGGGGATCATCTCGGTGATTCCGGTGGCAATGATGCGCAAGAGCACCCGACGGGAAATCAACATCAAAAGACTGATCTCCGCACTGGAGTCCGGCGCCTTAAACACGCTGGCAGTGGCGATGGCCTGTGCCTGCGCAGGGATCGTTATAGGAGTAATTGCCCAAACGGGGCTGGGGCTCTCTTTTACCGGCCTGGTTCTTACCGTCGCGGAGTACAACCTTATCCCGGCTCTAATGCTCACAATGGTTGCCGGCATCATTCTCGGCATGGGATTGCCCACCACCCCGGCCTACATCATCCAGGTCGCCCTGTTGGTGCCGGCGCTCATCAAGCTGGGCATTGTCCCGATAGCGGCCCACCTGTTCGTGTTCTATTTTGCCATTCTTTCAGCTATAACGCCACCGGTAGCCCTTGCTGTTTACGCCGCGATCGGACTCTCCCGGTCTTCCATGTGGGAAACAGGATGGGCGGCCGTAAAATTGGGTGCTACGGGCTACATTGTGCCTTTCATGTTCGTTTTTTCGCCTTCCCTGCTCTTGATTGGCGCCTGGTCAGAGGTAGGTCTTGCCGTTGTCACCGCTCTTATTGGCGTTATCAGCCTCGCTGGCTCGCTGCACAGCTTTTTCCTTGATCACCTGAAGGCATGGGAGCGCATCGCTCTTATCGTTGCGGCGTTTTTACTGATAAAACCCGGTGGGCTCACAGATATAATAGGTTTCGCTTTGATGGCGTCGGTCATCATTATCCATTATCTCGGGAAAATGAGAGCGAAGAAAGCCCGAACTACGTGA
- a CDS encoding TAXI family TRAP transporter solute-binding subunit, giving the protein MEMRFTMRFLAVTAAAALLGAGIASAEPLKMMTGPQGGSWYPLGGAIQNIVEKNVPGVKMMILPGAGISNVKGVQTGKADFGFGNSVSTVDGVHGRAPFDAKTDNVYQLATLYFQYFHMVSLTDSGIKTPGDLGGKSLTTQQKGNTGEQMTRQTLQVYGLGYEKLAKVSFGSYNDSVEQMKDGHAQVYTLITTVPASSVMDLASARDITVLEIPNEKLKALQKINGGYDKRIIKAGTYPKQAKDVQTIGTWTHLMVSGKVPEETVYKITKALAENVTALGYVVQAVKGLTVQDMATDVGVPYHPGALKYYKEAKVIK; this is encoded by the coding sequence ATGGAGATGAGATTTACGATGAGGTTTTTGGCGGTCACGGCGGCCGCCGCTCTGCTCGGGGCCGGCATTGCGTCGGCGGAACCCCTTAAGATGATGACCGGCCCGCAGGGAGGGTCATGGTATCCGTTGGGCGGCGCTATCCAGAACATTGTAGAAAAAAATGTTCCCGGCGTAAAGATGATGATACTTCCGGGCGCGGGAATTTCCAACGTCAAGGGCGTACAGACAGGCAAAGCCGATTTCGGGTTCGGCAATTCCGTATCCACCGTTGACGGCGTCCACGGACGCGCCCCGTTTGATGCAAAAACCGACAATGTTTACCAGCTTGCCACCCTCTATTTCCAGTATTTCCACATGGTCTCGCTGACAGATTCAGGGATAAAAACCCCCGGCGATCTCGGGGGCAAGTCATTGACAACCCAGCAGAAGGGCAACACCGGCGAGCAGATGACACGCCAGACGCTTCAGGTCTATGGGCTTGGCTACGAGAAGCTTGCCAAGGTAAGTTTCGGCTCCTATAACGATTCGGTTGAACAGATGAAGGATGGTCACGCCCAGGTTTACACGCTCATCACGACCGTTCCCGCCTCGTCGGTGATGGATCTGGCGAGTGCCCGCGACATTACCGTTCTCGAAATCCCGAATGAAAAACTCAAGGCGCTGCAGAAGATAAACGGCGGCTATGACAAACGCATCATCAAGGCCGGCACCTATCCCAAACAGGCCAAAGATGTTCAGACCATCGGAACATGGACGCACCTGATGGTCAGCGGCAAGGTACCGGAAGAAACTGTTTACAAAATCACCAAGGCCCTGGCCGAAAACGTAACGGCCCTGGGCTATGTGGTACAGGCGGTCAAAGGACTCACAGTGCAGGATATGGCTACTGACGTCGGAGTCCCCTATCATCCCGGCGCTCTCAAGTATTACAAGGAAGCAAAAGTGATAAAGTAG